The sequence below is a genomic window from Candidatus Brocadiaceae bacterium.
GCGTTGACGAGGACCCGCTCGGCGGGCAGGCCGGTCGAGGCCCGGACGGCGTCCTTGACCTCTCCGACCAGTTCGGTGCCCATGCCGCAGACGTCGTAGGCGAGGATCGCAACGGTCAGGCGCCCGTCGCTGAGCGCCAGGGCGTTCACGTAGAGGTCGTCGTGGAGGTCTTCGGCGCCCTGCGTGCGGGCGGCGTAGCCGCTCATGCGGATGCCGAGGGGCGGGGTGATGCAGACGCGGCCGTGTCCGACGTGGAAGGCGTCCATGGTGGACTCCCTGGCAGAGGGGTGGTGTGCGAAGTCTGCGGGCGGTTTATACCACGGCGCAGTGGGCCCGACAAGGCGCGACGGCCGTGCCGGGCCGGCCGGCACGGACGCACGCGGCCGCACGTCCCCCGCAGCACGGGGGCGAGAACGCGAACGCTCCCGATGCAGCCGCATGGTATGCAGCCGCATGGCATGCGGCCGCATGGTATGCGGCCGCTTGATTGCGCCGGCGGGGTGCTTTCTGATATCGTTCTGGCGCGTGTCGGTCTCCGAACAGGCGCGGCGCTTCGGGCGTGCGCGGGCAGGGAGGTGTTCGTGCGTACGGTGCTCAACTACGGCTGGCGGGCCCTGGTGGCCCTCGGCATCCTGACGGCGCTTTCCTGCGCGTCGCTGTACGTGCAGGCGCAGGGCGGCACCCTGGGCGATCCGATCGGGGGCCGGGGCACGTTCGTCCTGCGCACGGCCCTGCGCGAGGCGCTGACGGTTCTGGCCCTGCTGTGGCCGACGCTGCGCACGCGCTGGGCAGGCACCAGGCTGACGGGCGCCCTGTTCGTCGCCTACTTCGGCGTTCACAGCTTTGTGACGCTCAGCCGGACGGCGCTGACGCTGCCTTCGATCGTCACCTCGGAGGTCGCAACGGCGCTGAGCGCGCACGGGTTCCTGATCGCCCTGGCGTCCGCCCTGACCATGGTGGTCACGATGGGCCGCATGCGTCCGTCCCCGTCGCCGCTGGAGAGCCCGCGCCTGCACCTGCCGGCCGGGGAATGGCTGTGGAAGCTGCTGTTGTGCTCGGTCGCCGGCATGGGCATCTGGCTGGCCGAGCAGAAGCTGGCGCCGGCCGGGCTGGAGGAGTTCTACCAGGATGCCGGCCGGCCGGAGCAGACGGCGCGCGCCGTGCTGGAACTGGGGCGCAGCCTGCTGTTGCTGGCGTTCGTGCTGCCGGTGATCAAGATGATGAAGGGCGGGCGCTGGGAGACGGCGCTGGCCGTCGCGCTGCTGATGGCCGTCCTGGGGGGGCTGACGCCGGTGATCCTGCCCACGGAGCTGATGCCGGCGCCCGTGCGCTGGTCCTTCGTCTGTGGGACGGCGCCGGGGAACTTCATCTACGGCGGGCTGGCCGGGTACCTGTTCAGCCGGCGCCCCGGCACCGATCCGACCTCGCCGTACTCGGGCCCCGAGGCGTGGGGCGTGGCGGGGCGGCTGCTCTGATGCCGGCCGTGCGTCCGGCTCGGGACGGCCCGGACGCCTGAGGTCGGCCCGCCGGCGTGTGCGCGCCGTCCGTCGGGACTGTCCGGAGGGAGGACGAGAACCTTGCTGAACGACCTGCAGATTGCCCAGAGGGCGAAGCTGCGCAGGATCGAGGATGTCGCGGCCGATGCGGGCATCCTGCGCGATGAACTGGAACTCCACGGCGACCACAAGGCGAAGGTCAAGCTCAGCATCCTGGAGCGCCTGGCCGACCGTCCGGACGGTCGCTACATCGACGTGACGGCCATCACGCCCACGCCGCTCGGAGAGGGCAAGACCGTCACCACCATCGGCGTCACCCAGGCGCTCTGCGCCATCGGCCGGCGTGCGTGGGTCTGCATCCGGCAGCCCTCGCTCGGGCCCGTCTTCGGCGTCAAGGGCGGCGCGGCCGGGGGCGGCCACAGCCAGATCGTGCCGATGGAGGACATCAACCTGCACCTGACCGGCGACGTCCACGCCGTCAGCATCGCCCACAACCTGGCCGCCGCCTTCCTGGACAACTCGCTCAAGCGCAGGAACCGCCTCCGGATCGATCCGTCCGACATCTGCTGGAACCGCGTCGTCGACCTCAACGACCGCTGGGCGCTCGAGCAGGTCGTCGTCGGGCTCGGCGAAGGCTTCGTGCGCAGGACGGGTTTCGACATCAGCGTGGCCAGCGAACTGATGGCCTGCCTGGGCCTGTCCCGGAGCCTGAAGGACCTGCGCGAGCGCGTCGGCCGGTGCGTCGTCGGCTATACCTACGACGGCGAGGCGGTCACGTGCGAGGACCTCAAGTGCGCCGGCGCGATGACCGTGCTCCTGCGCGACGCCCTCAAGCCGAACCTCATGCAGACGCTCGAGGGAGGCCCCGCCTTCGTCCACACGGGCCCCTTCGCCAACATCGCCCACGGCAACAGCAGCATCCTGGCGGACATGATTGCGCTGAAGCTGTCCGACTACGTCGTCACGGAGAGCGGCTTTGGGGCCGACATCGGGATGGAGAAGTTCTTCGACATCAAGTGCCGCGTCGGCGGCTTCACGCCGAACGCCGTCCTGCTGGTGGCCACCGTGCGCGCACTCAAGATGCACAGCGGCAGCTTCCGCGTCGTGCCCGGCAAGCGCCTGCCCGACGAACTGACGCATGAGGACCCCGACGCGGTCGCACGGGGCTGCGCCAACCTGGAGAAGCACATCGAGAACGTGGCCCTCTTCGGCGTCCCGTCGGTCGTCTGCATCAACCGGTTCACGGACGACACGGAGTCGGAGATCGAGGCCGTGCGGGAGCGCGCCCTGGCCGCCGGCGCCGAACGCGTGGTCACCAGCGAGGTGTGGGCCCGGGGCGGGCGGGGCGGCATCGAGGTGGCCGAGGCGCTCCAGGATGCCTGCGAGAAGCCGAGCCGCTTCCGGTTCCTGTACGACCAGGACGCCTCCATCCGCGCCAAGATCGAGGCGATCGCCACGAAGGTCTACGGGGCCGACGGCGTGGACTACGCCCCGGCCGCGCGGCGCAAGATCAAGCAGTTCACGGAGTTGGGATACGGTCGCCTGCCCGTCTGCATGGCCAAGACGCACCTGTCCCTCTCGCACGACCCCGCGCTGAAGGGCCGCCCGACCGGCTGGCGCCTGCCCGTGCGCGACGTGCGCCCGTCGCTGGGCGCCGGGTTCCTCTATCCGCTCTGCGGGGACATGCGCACGATCCCCGGCCTCCCGACGAGGCCGGCAGGCGAGGATGTGGACATCGACGAGGAGGGCCGCATCGTCGGGCTGTTCTGAGGGCTGCGCGCGCGGGTCCGGTTCGACCGGGCGCCCCGAGGGCGATGGTCACCGCCCCGGAGGGCTCACTCGCCGCCCGCCAGGGCACGATAGCCCAGATGCATGGCCAGTTGGTCGACCAGGATCATCGCCGTGAATGCCTCGGCCACGGGCCAGACGCGGGCGACGATCGTCGGATCGCGGCGCGTGACCGCCGCCAGCGTGGCGTTCTGGCG
It includes:
- a CDS encoding formate--tetrahydrofolate ligase; translated protein: MLNDLQIAQRAKLRRIEDVAADAGILRDELELHGDHKAKVKLSILERLADRPDGRYIDVTAITPTPLGEGKTVTTIGVTQALCAIGRRAWVCIRQPSLGPVFGVKGGAAGGGHSQIVPMEDINLHLTGDVHAVSIAHNLAAAFLDNSLKRRNRLRIDPSDICWNRVVDLNDRWALEQVVVGLGEGFVRRTGFDISVASELMACLGLSRSLKDLRERVGRCVVGYTYDGEAVTCEDLKCAGAMTVLLRDALKPNLMQTLEGGPAFVHTGPFANIAHGNSSILADMIALKLSDYVVTESGFGADIGMEKFFDIKCRVGGFTPNAVLLVATVRALKMHSGSFRVVPGKRLPDELTHEDPDAVARGCANLEKHIENVALFGVPSVVCINRFTDDTESEIEAVRERALAAGAERVVTSEVWARGGRGGIEVAEALQDACEKPSRFRFLYDQDASIRAKIEAIATKVYGADGVDYAPAARRKIKQFTELGYGRLPVCMAKTHLSLSHDPALKGRPTGWRLPVRDVRPSLGAGFLYPLCGDMRTIPGLPTRPAGEDVDIDEEGRIVGLF